In Haloplanus rubicundus, one DNA window encodes the following:
- a CDS encoding alpha/beta fold hydrolase, whose translation MDAASPPPADRVSVAADRHVAYAEYGDPTGRPVLFLHGTPGSRRLGQLFDAPARREGVRIVAPDRPGYGASSPWPTRDLTDTGAFVAPVLDDAGVDRAGVVGFSGGGPHALALAATHADRVTSVDVVAGATPPDCPPTPRVQRLLGRLASTTPRLLSGLLRVQAWLAGVAPAVVVSQYAETERVPDEVASLVARDFVDAVAASRRGAITELRLLAASWDLPLASVDRPVRLRHGTRDANVPIAGARALRDRLPDARLTAVEDADHLTALLRSRAPVVAQHAD comes from the coding sequence ATGGATGCCGCCAGCCCTCCACCCGCCGACCGCGTCTCCGTCGCCGCCGACCGCCACGTCGCCTACGCCGAGTACGGCGACCCCACGGGCCGCCCCGTCCTGTTCCTCCACGGCACGCCGGGATCACGCCGGCTCGGCCAACTGTTCGACGCCCCCGCACGGCGCGAGGGCGTCCGGATCGTCGCCCCCGACCGCCCCGGCTACGGCGCGTCGTCACCGTGGCCGACCCGCGACCTGACCGACACCGGCGCGTTCGTCGCCCCGGTCCTCGACGACGCCGGCGTCGACCGCGCCGGCGTCGTCGGCTTCTCCGGCGGCGGCCCGCACGCACTCGCGCTCGCCGCCACGCACGCCGACCGCGTCACGTCGGTCGACGTCGTGGCCGGTGCGACGCCGCCAGACTGCCCGCCGACGCCGCGCGTCCAACGCCTCCTCGGCCGGCTAGCGTCGACGACACCTCGTCTCTTATCGGGGCTGCTCCGCGTGCAGGCGTGGCTCGCCGGCGTCGCTCCGGCCGTCGTCGTCTCCCAGTACGCCGAGACGGAACGCGTCCCCGACGAGGTGGCGTCGCTCGTCGCTCGCGACTTCGTCGACGCGGTGGCGGCCTCCCGCCGTGGCGCGATCACCGAACTCCGACTGCTCGCGGCGTCGTGGGACCTGCCGCTCGCGTCCGTCGACCGTCCGGTCCGCCTCCGGCACGGCACTCGCGACGCGAACGTCCCGATAGCCGGCGCCCGTGCCCTCCGTGACCGGCTTCCCGACGCCCGGCTGACCGCCGTCGAGGACGCGGACCACCTGACTGCGCTCCTCCGGAGCCGTGCGCCGGTCGTCGCCCAGCACGCCGACTGA
- a CDS encoding XdhC family protein — MTGRNWSVPETEVVQRIRDRLDAAGTDVLATVVDIEGNAYRRPGAKMLLDADGDGVGSITAGCLEDELVRVADEVRAAGEPRLVTYDLMEGEDEEVWGLGVGCNGVIEVLLEPLTETYRPAVEAFGDGRDVAVVTVLDGGSGSLERGDRAYYDPAGGTLSAPDGDAAAWPTDALAAPAAELAERGRADTVTVDGATLFVDGLSAPPELVVFGTGHDVGPVTELAAKNDFRVTVVGFRGAVDLAERFPAADRTLTTSPGSLTEVVDLDDNTYAVVMTHNFVDDRLTVEALLDAAVPYVGLMGPRERFDQMRDAFAEEGRTFADSELSTLYTPVGLDLGGGSPYQIAHSIVAEVLAVVNDRTPRHLKTREGPIHDRVDVDADAGVPPR; from the coding sequence ATGACAGGACGTAACTGGAGCGTGCCGGAGACGGAAGTCGTACAGCGCATCCGCGACCGACTCGACGCAGCGGGGACGGACGTCCTCGCGACGGTCGTCGACATCGAGGGCAACGCCTACCGGCGGCCGGGGGCGAAGATGCTCCTCGACGCCGACGGCGACGGGGTCGGCAGCATCACTGCTGGCTGTCTGGAGGACGAACTCGTCCGCGTCGCCGACGAGGTCAGGGCGGCGGGCGAGCCACGCCTCGTCACCTACGACCTGATGGAGGGCGAGGACGAGGAGGTGTGGGGCCTCGGCGTCGGCTGCAACGGCGTCATCGAGGTCCTGCTCGAACCGCTGACGGAGACGTACCGGCCAGCGGTCGAGGCCTTCGGGGACGGCCGCGACGTAGCCGTCGTGACGGTGCTCGACGGCGGGTCGGGGTCGCTCGAACGCGGCGACCGCGCCTACTACGATCCGGCCGGTGGAACGCTGTCGGCGCCGGACGGTGACGCCGCCGCGTGGCCGACGGATGCGCTCGCCGCCCCCGCGGCGGAGCTGGCCGAGCGCGGCCGCGCCGACACCGTGACCGTCGACGGGGCGACGCTGTTCGTGGACGGCCTGTCGGCGCCGCCGGAACTCGTCGTCTTCGGCACCGGCCACGACGTGGGGCCGGTGACGGAGCTGGCCGCGAAAAACGACTTCCGCGTGACCGTCGTCGGGTTCCGGGGTGCGGTCGACCTCGCGGAGCGGTTCCCCGCCGCGGATCGGACGCTGACCACCTCGCCCGGATCGCTGACCGAGGTGGTCGACCTCGACGATAACACGTACGCCGTCGTGATGACGCACAACTTCGTCGACGACCGGCTGACCGTCGAGGCGTTGCTCGACGCCGCGGTCCCGTACGTCGGCCTGATGGGGCCGCGGGAGCGATTCGACCAGATGCGCGACGCCTTCGCGGAGGAGGGGCGAACGTTCGCCGACTCGGAGCTATCGACGCTTTACACGCCGGTCGGACTCGACCTGGGCGGCGGCTCGCCGTATCAGATCGCACACAGCATCGTCGCGGAGGTACTGGCCGTCGTCAACGACCGGACGCCGCGGCACCTGAAGACGCGTGAGGGGCCGATCCACGACCGGGTGGACGTGGACGCGGACGCCGGCGTCCCGCCGCGATAA
- a CDS encoding Rossmann-like domain-containing protein, whose product MTDSVVARVADRLRDRGTTADASVDRITVGDAAVLVELSSGVGLAHRPPGTAPATDGVDLPRLLGWATGDEDGAGAGGTDPIRRALGLATLNALSAPHVAWRTGDPMALLDPGVDRVTTVGLFRPALRKFADVTVRVIERKPVGEVSAPAGVRVETFTPAETAAAMDGAEVVFCTGSAFVYGGAAAYLDAAPPSATLVVVGATASFLPAPLFAAGADAVAGAAVDDPDRVRDAVRAGACGTDLHDAGVRKVYAVADRAPGVRFDTTEKNHDRT is encoded by the coding sequence GTGACGGACTCGGTGGTCGCGCGGGTCGCCGACCGCCTCCGGGACCGTGGGACGACGGCGGACGCGAGCGTCGACCGGATCACCGTCGGGGACGCCGCCGTGCTGGTGGAGTTGTCCAGCGGAGTCGGCCTCGCCCACCGGCCGCCGGGCACGGCCCCGGCGACGGACGGCGTCGACCTACCGCGGCTGCTGGGGTGGGCGACGGGGGACGAGGACGGGGCGGGGGCGGGGGGCACCGACCCCATCCGGCGGGCGCTCGGCCTCGCGACGCTGAACGCGCTGTCGGCCCCGCACGTCGCGTGGCGGACGGGCGATCCGATGGCGTTGCTGGACCCCGGGGTGGATCGGGTGACGACCGTCGGCCTCTTTCGCCCCGCCCTGCGGAAGTTCGCGGACGTGACCGTCCGCGTGATCGAACGGAAGCCGGTGGGGGAGGTGTCGGCGCCGGCGGGCGTCCGGGTGGAGACGTTCACGCCGGCGGAGACGGCGGCGGCGATGGACGGGGCCGAGGTGGTCTTTTGCACCGGGTCGGCGTTCGTCTACGGCGGCGCGGCGGCGTATCTCGACGCCGCCCCCCCGTCGGCGACGCTCGTCGTCGTCGGGGCGACGGCCTCCTTCCTGCCGGCGCCGCTGTTCGCGGCGGGCGCGGACGCCGTCGCGGGCGCGGCCGTCGACGACCCCGACCGGGTTCGCGACGCCGTTCGGGCGGGAGCCTGTGGAACCGACCTGCACGACGCCGGCGTGCGCAAGGTGTACGCGGTGGCCGACCGGGCACCCGGCGTGCGATTCGATACGACCGAGAAGAACCATGACAGGACGTAA
- a CDS encoding VWA domain-containing protein, whose amino-acid sequence MAPTDDSDAGLDAPTTSDDDVPDFGAARRHVLIETIRLAGMLRREGVPVPTSGSLAAARALATVGLGDRDAAEAALRATLVSEASDLDAFDEAFPEFWHRLRSGLDAIATDHEGPTPDGEDGDDAVADAESTTDDPGLLADAEAPEMDGEGGPGEVAVRIPTERRHVTGDRAVETGEGDARRYSAVGEGGRVDVDAAELTAAESAAVDRFVDALATLPGRRRRASRTGERVDARRALRASLETGGAAIDLPRREPTPSELRCCLLVDVSGSVLDTVDRSVLLAFAERLHASARDARIFLFDTDLREVTAQFDRAGGDPAGALRDAAVEWGGGTEIGGAFTTLRRDHPHAVDRRTAVVVVSDGLDVGDEDVLKDGVTWLADRAGALLWLNPLAVSPQFAPRSRGMATSEPYVDALFGFAEPADLGEAARQLERRGLAGPVGYEYDRRRRAGGDGS is encoded by the coding sequence ATGGCCCCGACAGACGACTCGGACGCCGGCCTCGACGCCCCGACGACGAGTGACGACGACGTGCCCGACTTTGGAGCCGCACGGCGTCACGTGCTGATCGAGACGATACGGCTCGCCGGGATGCTCCGACGCGAGGGCGTCCCCGTCCCCACCAGCGGGTCGCTGGCGGCGGCGCGCGCGCTCGCGACCGTCGGGCTGGGCGACCGGGACGCCGCCGAGGCGGCGCTGCGCGCGACGCTCGTCTCCGAGGCGTCGGACCTCGACGCCTTCGACGAGGCATTCCCCGAGTTCTGGCACCGGCTTCGGTCGGGGCTGGACGCCATCGCGACGGATCACGAGGGGCCGACGCCCGACGGGGAGGACGGCGACGACGCCGTGGCCGACGCCGAGTCGACGACCGACGATCCCGGACTGCTCGCGGACGCGGAGGCGCCGGAGATGGACGGCGAGGGCGGCCCGGGCGAGGTGGCGGTGCGCATCCCGACGGAGCGCCGGCACGTGACGGGCGACCGGGCGGTCGAGACGGGAGAGGGGGACGCCCGGCGGTACAGCGCCGTCGGCGAAGGCGGTCGAGTCGACGTCGACGCGGCGGAGTTGACCGCGGCGGAGTCGGCGGCGGTCGATCGGTTCGTGGACGCGCTCGCGACCCTCCCCGGACGGCGCCGGCGGGCGTCACGGACGGGCGAGCGGGTGGACGCACGGCGGGCGCTCCGGGCGAGCCTGGAGACGGGCGGCGCGGCCATCGACCTGCCGCGTCGGGAGCCGACGCCCAGCGAACTCCGGTGTTGCCTGCTCGTCGACGTGAGCGGGTCGGTCCTCGACACCGTGGACCGGAGCGTCCTACTCGCGTTCGCTGAGCGCCTGCACGCGAGCGCTCGGGACGCGCGAATCTTCCTCTTCGACACCGACCTGCGGGAGGTGACGGCGCAGTTCGACCGGGCGGGCGGCGACCCGGCGGGCGCGCTCCGGGACGCCGCGGTGGAGTGGGGCGGGGGCACCGAAATCGGGGGGGCGTTCACGACCCTCCGCCGGGACCACCCCCACGCGGTCGACCGGCGGACGGCCGTCGTCGTCGTCAGCGACGGCCTCGACGTGGGCGACGAAGACGTACTGAAAGACGGCGTGACGTGGCTGGCGGACCGCGCGGGGGCGCTGCTCTGGCTCAATCCGCTCGCCGTGTCGCCGCAGTTCGCACCCCGGTCCCGCGGGATGGCGACGAGCGAGCCGTACGTCGACGCGCTCTTCGGCTTCGCGGAACCGGCGGATCTCGGGGAAGCGGCCCGACAGCTCGAACGCCGGGGACTCGCCGGCCCGGTCGGGTACGAGTACGACCGCCGCCGGCGGGCGGGAGGTGACGGGTCGTGA